From a single Candidatus Dormiibacterota bacterium genomic region:
- the gap gene encoding type I glyceraldehyde-3-phosphate dehydrogenase: protein MRIGINGFGRIGRNFAKALMERHPGVEIVAVNDLTSAAECAHLFKYDSNYGTFGGSVGVDGDTLAIDNQRIKVLAERDPGKLPWKQLGVDVVIESTGLFTDAAKARAHIDGGGAKKVIISAPAKGEDITVVLGVNHQQYDPAVHNVISNASCTTNCLATAVRPIVEHLGWVKGFMTTIHSYTNDQNILDAPHKDLRRARNAATNIIPTSTGAAKALYLTIPEIEGTFDGFALRVPTPTVSMIYLVAQVKRETTKAELNAILQRSSQTDLKAYVQYCEEELVSSDFKRSPFSSIIDSKLSNANGDLIQIAAWYDNEWGYSCRLADLTSMILEKIPANA, encoded by the coding sequence ATGCGAATTGGAATCAACGGCTTCGGCCGCATCGGGAGAAATTTTGCCAAGGCGTTGATGGAGCGCCACCCGGGCGTCGAGATCGTCGCGGTCAACGATTTGACCAGTGCCGCCGAGTGCGCGCACCTCTTTAAGTACGATAGCAACTACGGCACGTTCGGCGGTAGCGTCGGCGTCGACGGCGACACGTTGGCGATCGATAACCAACGCATCAAAGTTCTCGCCGAACGCGATCCGGGCAAACTGCCCTGGAAACAGCTCGGCGTCGACGTGGTCATCGAATCGACGGGACTCTTTACCGATGCGGCCAAGGCGCGCGCGCATATCGACGGCGGCGGCGCTAAAAAAGTCATCATCTCGGCGCCCGCCAAAGGCGAAGATATCACGGTCGTGCTGGGCGTCAATCACCAGCAATACGACCCGGCCGTGCACAACGTCATCTCGAATGCGTCGTGCACGACCAACTGCTTGGCGACTGCCGTCAGGCCGATCGTCGAACACCTCGGCTGGGTCAAGGGCTTTATGACGACGATCCATTCGTACACCAACGATCAAAATATCCTGGACGCCCCGCACAAAGATCTGCGCCGCGCGCGCAATGCCGCGACCAACATCATCCCGACATCGACCGGTGCTGCGAAAGCGCTCTACCTAACCATTCCCGAGATCGAGGGAACGTTCGACGGGTTCGCGCTGCGGGTACCGACGCCGACCGTCTCGATGATCTACCTCGTCGCGCAAGTCAAGCGCGAAACGACCAAGGCCGAATTGAACGCGATCCTGCAGCGCAGCAGCCAGACCGATTTGAAAGCCTACGTGCAGTACTGCGAAGAGGAGCTGGTCTCCAGCGATTTCAAGCGCTCGCCCTTCAGCTCGATCATCGATAGCAAACTCTCCAACGCCAACGGGGATTTGATTCAAATCGCCGCTTGGTACGATAACGAGTGGGGATACTCGTGCCGCCTCGCGGATCTCACCTCGATGATCCTCGAAAAAATTCCGGCGAACGCCTAG